The Paenibacillus beijingensis nucleotide sequence TCGCCTTGTCGAGATATTCGGTCCTGAAGTCCTTCAACTGGTTTTTGAAGAGCGCGCCGACCGCGTTCTGCTTGAGCGCCGCATCCACCCGCTGCTGTGCGGATTCCTTGCGTTCCGTCTGGCTCAGGCTGTACGCTTCCGGATATTTGTCGATCTGCTGCTTCGCGGCTGTGTTTTGGGTGCGGAGCGACTGTATACGCGTGCGCAGCTCGGCCCGGATCTGGTAGAGCATGTAACGGACCGCGATCGGGTGCACCGGATCGGGCTTGCCCAGGAACCACGTGTTGAGGCGGTACTCCTGGCCGTCGATCAAGTTCTGTTCATTGGCGTCCTGCTCAATGATCTGATAAGCGGCGTACGTGCGGTACTCGTATACCTTCTTGTTGATCTGCTCCTGATAGTACATCAGCTGGCTCTCGACCCGGCCGATTTCCTGCTTCATCTGCTCCTTGATGCCCAGCTTGCCTTCGTTGATACGGCTGCTGGCCTCCAGCGACCGCAGCTCCGCATCGTCGCTGAGGATACGGTAAACGAACTCTTCAACCCTTCGAAGGAATTGTCCCGACTTCGCATCGCCGATCTGCCCCTTCTCCAGCTGTTCGTACGCCTGGCGGTATACCTGCGTGAAGAACGGCTGCGGCTTCTCGTCGCCGTAGACATTGTCCAGGTGCCAGATGTAACGGTCCCCGCGGTCCGGCTTATCCCTTGCCACACCCCGCCGCAGATCGCTCTCGTAGCGGTCCATCTCCTCCTCGAACAGCTTGTCGAGATAAAGCCAGTTGTCGCTCAGGCCGTCCACGGACCTTTTAAGCGCAACGTATTCGACGATGTCTTCATACGGGTAGGTCAGCGAAGCGACGCCGGCGCCGCAAAACCGCCCGCGCCCTTCCGAGGAAATGAGCTCGAGAATCTGGTTGTCCTCCTGCGAGAAATGCTTGGCCGAGATCGGGCTGAACAGCTGCAGGTAAATCGTGCGGGTCACGAGCTCCAGGTAGTCGCTGAAGCCGTTCAAGTGCTGGCCCTTCAGGTTCTCGTAATCGTAGAAAAAGCAAAAGTCGAACGGAAGCTGCTTTTCCGTCACGGCATGCGTCACGTTGCCTTCCAGGTCGACCTGGTTCGGGCGGTATTCGAGCTCGATCGTGACGCCGTCTTCTTCGTTCTGGTTCCACTTGCCGGCCGCGCTCAGCGTAATGGCGTTCAGTTCTTTCATGCACGCATAACCGTTCGCCTGTACCGCTTCCCATTCCCGGTGATCCAGGATGCCGGTATGTACGAACAGATCCGGCAGCAGGAACGCTCCGCGGATGAGGACGCTGGACTGCCCGAACCGCCGCTCCAGCACCTCGCGGAGATACATCGCCACCTGCAGGAAAATGCCGGATCCCGTTCCGCCCGCCAGTGAGCTCAAGATGATGACGCGTACGCCCTGTACCGTGCTGTCGCGCTGGACCGGGAAGATCGCGTTTATGCTGTCCCACAGCCCGTTCATCTTGCCGTCTTCCATCGCCGCGCGGAACGCGAGCCGCGAGACGGCCCGGATCTGGCCCGCCCCTTCGGTCATCGTCTTGCGGTTCAGCTGCGGGTTCTCGGGAAACCACGACTTCAGCGCGCCGTTCTGGGCCAGATACTCCCCTACCGAACGGGTCGTGCTGGTCTGTGTCACGTTACCCTTCAAATGCTCCAGCTTCTGCAGGCTGTTGACGTCCGTATCGAACGCGTGAATGGCGACCCTGTCCCTGCTGTCTGCCGGAATGCGCCCGTAAATTTCGTTCACGACCTGCCCGCCGATTCCGCCGAGGCCGATCAATATCGTTGGCACGTTGTGCGACATATCTATTCTGCTCCTCTCGCACCGCTTAATTTTCTAGCCTTGCACCCATTCTTCGAGCGTCCTTTGGACTTGCATCCGTTCTTCGGACATGCATCAGTTCTCCGGATATGCATCAGTTCTCCGGATATGCATCAGTTCTTGCAATATTTGTACACCGACTCCATTTGGCCGTTGCGGACGATGATCTCGTCATTGCTGTAAATGCGGCAGTCGCGACGGCCGGCATCCTCGTCCAGCACTTCCTCGGCAACGATCATCCCCGGGGACTGCGAACCTTTCGGCAGGACGATATGGTCCCGCTTCGCCCCCGCCTCGAACGTGAGGTCGTGGATGAGCGACTTCTCCGGCCAGTAAGGAACGAGCCAGCGCGACCACCACTTGGACCGGAA carries:
- a CDS encoding tubulin-like doman-containing protein, which codes for MSHNVPTILIGLGGIGGQVVNEIYGRIPADSRDRVAIHAFDTDVNSLQKLEHLKGNVTQTSTTRSVGEYLAQNGALKSWFPENPQLNRKTMTEGAGQIRAVSRLAFRAAMEDGKMNGLWDSINAIFPVQRDSTVQGVRVIILSSLAGGTGSGIFLQVAMYLREVLERRFGQSSVLIRGAFLLPDLFVHTGILDHREWEAVQANGYACMKELNAITLSAAGKWNQNEEDGVTIELEYRPNQVDLEGNVTHAVTEKQLPFDFCFFYDYENLKGQHLNGFSDYLELVTRTIYLQLFSPISAKHFSQEDNQILELISSEGRGRFCGAGVASLTYPYEDIVEYVALKRSVDGLSDNWLYLDKLFEEEMDRYESDLRRGVARDKPDRGDRYIWHLDNVYGDEKPQPFFTQVYRQAYEQLEKGQIGDAKSGQFLRRVEEFVYRILSDDAELRSLEASSRINEGKLGIKEQMKQEIGRVESQLMYYQEQINKKVYEYRTYAAYQIIEQDANEQNLIDGQEYRLNTWFLGKPDPVHPIAVRYMLYQIRAELRTRIQSLRTQNTAAKQQIDKYPEAYSLSQTERKESAQQRVDAALKQNAVGALFKNQLKDFRTEYLDKANRQLTTLKKYEKSMLLELVLNSVAQSVDQLCKDWERFFDNLKNTRLNLLQELGRIETKFEHTDNTPQNYVLASAFMMQQSWEGVRRMFDNDVLPRDVAGQIYKAHYLQFCRRNENRLPEEMQQEIKVEALYRQHVLAYLRDDIEKRCSDRLDIDVTTALLREAAILKLEAPAYIQGKTEALEELSSPFIPNIADSRELRFWGIHPDSLTPFTASQRKDLFGERAVTDPAFSRYELICYRAHYGLSVQNFGKFSSGDYADSFVRPAGQYYAAYKKRVEKLNRNEPAVTPHLDRRWHVPAFMPDLNPKQAELDNHRVDRALILGIIYGWLVMKNTHGKYLYQYLDRTSTRMIYRNGKDIGGEIYQLHRGLLHNPIICEEILERVKEEFDQDRRKHGDNMDKHQFIQQASGLSMTTKTNVKNILDILFLYELEDSSRQDLSEKANHLRVVLLDEIERYFIETYGGHRGPLAREKASAFILQLWQGSDLRFTVETDSSTYGQWENLITRRIETIARV